A window of Erpetoichthys calabaricus chromosome 12, fErpCal1.3, whole genome shotgun sequence contains these coding sequences:
- the LOC127529808 gene encoding uncharacterized protein LOC127529808 — translation MISLSNMSISAVSLSTTNTKATILFNFTKVHLSSTANFHKADSSSLNAVTSAQSSSISMRSSVSPLTSSAPTLTTTFSTSESISAILSITSSPLLSLSMSSIAEPLNTTNNQAAALSSFSTLFSPSTTNIASTSSISGSNSLASTASSFAMLHSSSNTVVKLSTRPSTFMTSASASSVSSLSTEATLTNSRPISDSSTASSGVTSSLLSSSKSTTVVPLSTTNIKATALSTTTAVSSLSVTHFIQANNASLDTSSPPDSSYKGTSSSGSNVLSVASLRPSAFNVVPFATPLSYTMLGASSSLASISSDLTTAGATSTKGITLSSIIIAPSSPSTSTNKASHKSLSTSSPLDASQLPTRSSDSILTSSSISSSSAVNEVTSPLSSTIFITGESSLPHSLSTKTTTLSTTVINSSLSSNYKVLMDNTSQITTSSSASDSSASSPVVTSSVSSKSTLSSAKKTRTTVSKPTDISGTTFFSTPVSSLSHPSTVAGSAAITTSFTSFTLPSSSMKATTLPTTASSINTMMVTSAVSSYSIVKTSSPSGSNKNDSSPLRNTSASLLSLSSVSDHFSTDGTFQQLLPFWAIIITFGIILIIILPLLILLFSEYFRRICRRDPLQFHHHFALNV, via the coding sequence ATGATTTCATTATCAAACATGTCAATCAGTGCCGTGTCTTTAAGTACTACCAACACAAAAGCcacaatattatttaatttcacaaaAGTCCACTTGTCATCAACAGCCAATTTTCATAAAGCAGATTCTTCATCTCTTAATGCAGTAACCTCAGCTCAGTCATCAAGTATATCTATGAGAAGTTCAGTTTCACCATTAACTTCGAGTGCACCAACTCTAACTACTACATTCTCAACATCAGAATCAATTTCAGCAATTTTGAGTATCACTTCATCACCTCTGTTATCATTAAGTATGTCATCCATTGCTGAACCTCTCAATACAACCAATAACCAAGCTGCAGCATTATCTAGCTTCTCAACACTTTTTTCACCTTCAACAACTAACATTGCTTCAACATCATCCATTTCTGGTTCAAACTCTTTAGCTTCAACTGCCTCATCATTTGCTATGTTACATTCCTCTTCAAACACTGTAGTCAAATTATCCACACGTCCAAGTACATTTATGACAAGTGCATCTGCGTCTTCAGTTTCCAGTTTGTCAACTGAAGCTACATTGACAAATTCTAGACCGATTTCTGATTCATCAACTGCATCCTCAGGTGTCACATCATCATTGTTATCATCAAGCAAATCAACAACTGTTGTACCTTTAAGTACAACCAACATAAAAGCCACTGCACTATCTACCACAACAGCAGTCTCTTCCTTATCAGTGACCCACTTTATTCAAGCAAATAATGCATCATTAGATACAAGTTCACCACCTGATTCTTCCTATAAAGGTACAAGTTCTTCAGGGTCAAATGTATTGTCTGTTGCAAGTTTGCGTCCTTCAGCTTTTAATGTAGTACCATTTGCTACACCATTAAGTTACACAATGTTAGGAGCATCTTCATCACTGGCTTCCATTTCATCAGATCTGACTACAGCTGGTGCAACCAGTACAAAAGGCATTACATTATCTTCTATTATAatagctccttcttcaccatcAACTTCCACTAATAAAGCAAGTCATAAATCACTAAGTACCTCTTCACCACTTGATGCTTCTCAATTGCCTACCAGGTCTTCAGATTCAATTTTAACATCCTCTTCAATTTCGTCTTCATCAGCAGTCAATGAAGTAACTTCACCCTTGTCATCAACTATATTTATAACAGGGGAATCTTCATTACCACATTCCCTCAGTACCAAAACTACTACTTTATCTACCACAGTCATAAACTCTTCATTGTCTTCAAACTACAAAGTTCTTATGGACAATACATCACAAATTACAACTTCATCATCTGCTTCTGATTCATCAGCAAGTTCTCCAGTAGTAACTTCATCAGTTTCTTCAAAATCAACACTATCTTCTGCAAAAAAAACCAGAACAACTGTCTCCAAGCCAACAGATATATCGGGAACAACATTCTTTTCAACTCCAGTTTCCAGTTTATCACATCCATCTACAGTAGCAGGATCAGCTGCAATTACTACAAGTTTCACATCATTCACACTTCCTTCATCCAGCATGAAGGCAACCACATTGCCAACAACTGCCAGTAGCATAAACACTATGATGGTTACTTCAGCTGTTTCTTCTTATTCAATAGTCAAAACATCATCACCTAGTGGTTCAAACAAAAATGACTCATCTCCATTAAGAAATACTTCTGCATCATTGCTGAGTCTTTCCTCAGTTTCAG